The following proteins are encoded in a genomic region of Synechococcus sp. CBW1002:
- the petB gene encoding cytochrome b6, with translation MANSSPAAKSSPVYDWFQERLEIQAIADDISAKYVPPHVNIFYCLGGITLVCFLIQFATGFAMTFYYKPTVAEAYSSVQYLMTDVSFGWLIRSVHRWSASMMVLMLILHVFRVYLTGGFKRPRELTWITGVTMAVITVSFGVTGYSLPWDQVGYWAVKIVSGVPAAVPVVGDFMVELLRGGESVGQATLTRFYSLHTFVMPWLLAVFMLMHFLMIRKQGISGPL, from the coding sequence AATTCAGGCGATCGCCGACGACATCTCCGCCAAGTACGTGCCGCCGCACGTCAATATTTTTTATTGCCTTGGCGGCATCACCCTGGTCTGCTTCCTGATCCAGTTCGCCACTGGGTTTGCGATGACCTTCTACTACAAGCCCACGGTCGCTGAGGCCTACTCCTCGGTTCAGTACCTGATGACGGACGTCAGTTTTGGCTGGCTGATCCGTTCGGTCCACCGTTGGAGCGCCTCGATGATGGTGCTGATGCTGATTCTTCATGTGTTCCGCGTCTATCTCACCGGTGGTTTCAAACGTCCCCGTGAGCTCACCTGGATCACTGGCGTCACCATGGCCGTGATCACCGTGTCGTTCGGTGTCACCGGCTACTCGCTCCCTTGGGACCAGGTGGGCTATTGGGCCGTGAAGATTGTCAGTGGCGTTCCGGCAGCCGTTCCTGTGGTGGGCGACTTCATGGTCGAACTGCTGCGGGGTGGTGAAAGCGTCGGCCAGGCCACGCTGACCCGCTTCTACAGCCTGCACACCTTTGTGATGCCCTGGCTGCTGGCTGTCTTCATGCTCATGCACTTCCTGATGATTCGCAAGCAAGGAATCTCTGGTCCCTTGTGA
- the petD gene encoding cytochrome b6-f complex subunit IV: MHILKKPDLTDPKLRAKLAKGMGHNYYGEPAWPNDLLYIFPVVILGTIACVVGLAVLDPAMLADKADPFATPLEILPEWYLYPVFQILRVVPNKLLGIALQTMVPLGLMLIPFIESFNKFQNPFRRPVAMAAFLFGTVFTIYLGIGAALPIDKSLTLGLF; encoded by the coding sequence ATGCACATCCTCAAGAAGCCTGACCTCACCGATCCCAAGCTGAGGGCCAAGCTGGCCAAGGGCATGGGCCACAACTATTACGGTGAACCAGCCTGGCCCAACGATCTCCTCTACATCTTCCCGGTGGTGATCCTGGGCACCATCGCCTGTGTGGTTGGGCTCGCCGTGCTTGATCCCGCCATGCTGGCGGATAAGGCTGATCCCTTTGCCACTCCTCTCGAAATTCTGCCGGAGTGGTACCTGTACCCGGTTTTCCAGATCCTGAGGGTTGTGCCCAACAAGCTGCTGGGCATTGCTCTGCAGACGATGGTTCCCCTGGGCTTGATGCTGATTCCCTTCATCGAGAGCTTCAACAAGTTCCAGAATCCCTTCCGTCGCCCTGTCGCCATGGCAGCGTTTCTGTTCGGCACCGTCTTCACGATTTATCTCGGCATTGGAGCCGCTTTGCCGATCGACAAATCTCTGACCCTCGGCCTGTTCTGA
- a CDS encoding glycoside hydrolase 100 family protein encodes MSRPFSQQHQRVRPSSKEDAVVIRAQEHFERTLVRVKGELVGSVAALDHPRRSGEANYGEVFLRDNVPVMIYLLLQGRFEVVRNFLSVSLELQSNDIKTRGVFPTSFVEQDGVVLADYGQRSIGRITSVDASLWWPILCWLYVKRSRDMEFGASQQVQRGVQLLLDLVLHPTFEGTPVLFVPDCAFMIDRPMDVWGNPLEVEVLLYGCLRSCCHLMELAQRDRMSRLLHQRIELTQEWMHDLRSFLLKHYWVTSKTVQVLRRRPTEQYGDHQHENEFNVQPQVIPPWLQDWLENRGGYLIGNMRTGRPDFRFYSLGNSLACLFGLITAPQQRALFRLVLHNREHLMAQMPMRICHPPMEADEWMNKTGSDPKNWPWSYHNGGHWPSLLWYLAGAVLLHEQRHPEADVLLMGQMRAMMEECYWAQLNQLPRQQWAEYFDGPTGTWVGQQARTYQTWTIVGFLLLHHMLRVNPSQVSLIDIETP; translated from the coding sequence GTGTCCCGACCGTTCAGCCAACAGCACCAAAGGGTTCGGCCCAGCTCCAAAGAAGACGCCGTGGTGATCCGCGCCCAGGAGCACTTCGAGCGCACCCTGGTGAGGGTCAAGGGTGAACTGGTGGGATCGGTGGCCGCGCTCGACCATCCGCGCCGCTCCGGAGAGGCCAATTACGGCGAGGTGTTCCTGCGGGACAACGTGCCGGTGATGATTTACCTGCTGCTGCAGGGCCGTTTTGAGGTGGTGCGCAACTTCCTCTCTGTCTCGCTGGAACTGCAGAGCAACGACATCAAGACCCGCGGTGTGTTTCCCACCAGCTTTGTGGAGCAGGACGGGGTCGTGCTGGCCGACTACGGCCAGCGATCGATCGGACGGATCACCTCAGTCGACGCCAGCCTGTGGTGGCCCATCCTCTGCTGGCTGTATGTGAAGCGCAGCCGTGACATGGAATTCGGTGCCAGTCAGCAGGTGCAACGCGGCGTGCAGTTGCTGCTGGACCTGGTGCTGCATCCCACCTTTGAGGGCACGCCCGTGCTGTTCGTGCCGGACTGTGCCTTCATGATTGATCGTCCGATGGATGTCTGGGGCAACCCGCTGGAGGTGGAGGTGCTCCTCTACGGCTGCCTGCGCAGCTGCTGCCACCTGATGGAACTGGCCCAGCGTGACCGCATGAGCCGACTGCTGCATCAGCGGATCGAACTCACCCAGGAGTGGATGCATGATCTGCGATCCTTCCTGCTGAAGCACTACTGGGTGACCAGCAAAACGGTACAGGTTCTGCGGCGCCGGCCCACCGAGCAGTACGGCGACCACCAGCACGAGAACGAGTTCAATGTGCAGCCTCAGGTGATCCCCCCTTGGCTGCAGGACTGGCTCGAGAACCGGGGCGGCTACCTGATCGGCAATATGCGCACCGGCCGGCCGGACTTCCGCTTCTACAGCCTCGGCAACTCCCTCGCCTGTCTGTTCGGCCTGATCACGGCACCCCAGCAGCGGGCCCTGTTCCGGCTGGTGCTGCACAACCGCGAACATCTGATGGCGCAGATGCCGATGCGCATCTGCCATCCCCCCATGGAGGCCGACGAATGGATGAATAAAACGGGATCAGACCCAAAGAACTGGCCCTGGAGTTATCACAACGGCGGGCACTGGCCCAGTCTGCTCTGGTATCTGGCCGGTGCTGTGCTTCTGCATGAGCAGCGCCACCCCGAGGCGGACGTGCTGCTGATGGGTCAGATGCGGGCCATGATGGAAGAGTGCTACTGGGCCCAGCTCAACCAGCTGCCGCGTCAGCAATGGGCCGAGTACTTCGACGGACCCACCGGCACCTGGGTGGGTCAGCAGGCACGTACCTACCAGACCTGGACGATCGTGGGCTTTCTTCTGCTGCACCACATGCTGCGAGTCAACCCCAGCCAGGTGAGCCTGATTGATATTGAGACCCCTTGA
- a CDS encoding YihY/virulence factor BrkB family protein, which produces MTMPQARSLLRLQRSWKPFWGAYRLWLQNDCTDLSAAFAYHCLQSFLPAVLIALSIASRILGRDRGLVERLLGVADGILPASGLPFFEILLQKFTRQGFGAGLLGILFLVLSAGNIYLTLQRGMDRVWGWRHAGLEGLPWDQVVRRFVVLRLKAFLLISVLAVLLVFDQLISNLGLFFDGDVAFAWLPPWLQNLLHVSLWADLGASILIGLLCSWVGLWILPSRLVPFGVVLPGAVLAAVVLITMNLSIGPILLLLGVRFQAYGVVGGVLVLTLWIWFIGVVLYYSQCLNVVLWHARKNRKPKLVF; this is translated from the coding sequence ATGACAATGCCGCAGGCTCGATCACTTCTGCGTTTACAACGTTCGTGGAAGCCTTTCTGGGGAGCATACAGGTTATGGTTGCAGAACGATTGCACGGATCTCAGCGCAGCATTTGCCTATCACTGTCTGCAGTCTTTTTTGCCAGCAGTGTTGATTGCACTTTCGATTGCCTCGCGGATTCTTGGCAGAGATCGCGGCTTGGTGGAGCGATTGCTTGGTGTGGCAGATGGTATTTTGCCGGCTTCTGGCTTGCCTTTTTTTGAGATTCTATTGCAGAAATTTACGCGTCAAGGGTTTGGGGCGGGCCTATTGGGCATTCTGTTCCTTGTGCTCAGTGCTGGCAATATTTATCTGACTCTTCAGCGGGGCATGGATCGTGTATGGGGTTGGCGACATGCGGGGCTGGAGGGACTGCCATGGGACCAGGTTGTCAGGAGATTCGTTGTGCTCAGGCTGAAGGCATTCTTGTTGATCTCAGTCTTGGCAGTGTTGCTTGTTTTTGATCAGTTGATCAGTAACCTTGGCTTGTTTTTCGATGGTGACGTTGCCTTTGCCTGGTTGCCACCTTGGTTGCAAAACCTGCTCCATGTTTCACTTTGGGCCGACCTTGGTGCTTCGATCCTGATTGGCCTGCTGTGCTCCTGGGTCGGTCTGTGGATCTTGCCCTCACGGCTTGTCCCTTTTGGGGTTGTGCTGCCTGGAGCCGTGTTGGCTGCGGTTGTGCTGATTACGATGAATCTCTCGATTGGGCCAATCCTGCTGCTGTTGGGTGTCAGGTTCCAGGCATATGGTGTAGTGGGTGGTGTCCTTGTGCTGACCCTGTGGATCTGGTTTATTGGTGTTGTTCTCTATTACAGTCAGTGTCTCAATGTGGTGTTGTGGCACGCACGTAAAAATAGAAAGCCCAAACTTGTGTTTTGA
- a CDS encoding DUF2834 domain-containing protein has protein sequence MTSKSFAMHWLPQSPLQAIYLILAIAGAVLPWMANLDFIELNHQAFDLPSFIALATANPAATSLSRDLMIGATAVVIWIVQESRRLQMRGLIWVLLSCVLIAFACGAPLFLYLRERRLAEQLSEGVQATGS, from the coding sequence ATGACCTCAAAGTCCTTCGCCATGCACTGGCTTCCGCAGAGTCCCTTACAGGCGATCTACCTCATCCTTGCCATTGCTGGAGCCGTGCTGCCCTGGATGGCTAATCTTGACTTTATCGAACTCAATCATCAGGCCTTCGATCTGCCATCATTCATCGCTTTAGCGACCGCCAATCCTGCCGCCACCTCTCTGTCCAGAGATCTGATGATCGGCGCCACTGCTGTGGTGATCTGGATAGTGCAGGAAAGCCGACGCCTGCAGATGCGCGGGCTGATCTGGGTTCTACTGAGCTGCGTCCTGATCGCCTTCGCCTGCGGGGCTCCTCTGTTTCTCTATTTGCGGGAACGTCGCCTGGCAGAACAATTGAGTGAAGGGGTGCAGGCCACGGGCAGCTGA
- the xseB gene encoding exodeoxyribonuclease VII small subunit — translation MLKKTEATPSEDFPSDGTAATDPLPTTPVKGSSNLSKSPKRSGRKAAEPKAADRRASAPKTDPSPSGAEDLSFLQSRTALELVLAELQTSDLDVEHMAALYRRGLSYIDRCEAILEDVEQEVLQWSQQDEQSEPRPFEPS, via the coding sequence ATGCTCAAGAAGACCGAAGCAACTCCATCCGAAGATTTCCCAAGCGACGGAACAGCCGCCACCGATCCACTGCCCACGACACCGGTCAAGGGCAGCTCCAATCTCAGCAAGAGCCCAAAAAGATCGGGTCGCAAGGCAGCCGAACCCAAGGCAGCTGATCGCCGGGCATCGGCCCCCAAAACAGATCCCTCACCCAGCGGGGCAGAGGATCTCAGCTTTCTCCAGTCTCGAACGGCCCTTGAGCTTGTGTTGGCGGAGCTGCAGACCAGCGACCTCGACGTCGAGCACATGGCGGCGCTGTACCGACGTGGCCTGAGCTACATCGATCGATGCGAAGCCATACTCGAAGATGTGGAACAAGAGGTTTTGCAGTGGTCCCAGCAAGACGAACAAAGTGAGCCAAGGCCTTTCGAACCCTCATGA
- the xseA gene encoding exodeoxyribonuclease VII large subunit, producing MIPSPLEPRSQNAYATSAGLPSFGVAELNRAIGTLLERGFAPRFLLEATVSRPQLKKGHIWLTLTDGDATISGVIWSSLRQKLSYLPAEGDGVTIIGRLNFWDARASLCVQVLDIRPGRQAALRQFERVRELLAPEGWFDPERKRPLPEHPGCIALLTSVPSSALADMLRTARERWPATRILVVPIPVQGPVEGEICTALEAVSRQAERLGVEALVLARGGGNREDLAVFDGERLARCLGSAAIPVVCGLGHEDDTTIADLVADYRAATPTAALVALLPDQQGALLDLRQQRLHLQRSLRWRLDLETERLAQQRQRLEALHPQGLLVQSRQRLQEQRQLLQALSPQHILERGFSLVRGQDGHLLRTWKEVNAGDAITVQLREGGLEAVVSRSAATSI from the coding sequence GTGATCCCATCTCCGCTGGAGCCCCGATCCCAGAACGCCTACGCCACATCCGCTGGCCTGCCTTCATTTGGCGTGGCCGAGCTCAATCGGGCCATCGGAACCCTGCTGGAACGGGGGTTTGCGCCGCGCTTTCTGCTGGAGGCGACCGTGAGCCGTCCGCAGCTCAAGAAGGGACACATCTGGCTGACCCTCACCGATGGCGACGCCACCATCTCAGGGGTGATCTGGTCTTCCCTGCGCCAGAAGCTCTCGTACCTCCCCGCCGAAGGCGACGGTGTCACCATCATCGGCCGTCTCAATTTCTGGGACGCCCGAGCCAGCCTCTGCGTCCAGGTGCTGGACATTCGCCCAGGGCGCCAGGCTGCCTTGCGCCAGTTCGAGCGGGTGCGGGAACTGTTGGCACCGGAAGGCTGGTTCGACCCAGAGCGCAAGCGCCCTCTGCCCGAACATCCCGGGTGCATCGCCCTGCTCACCAGCGTGCCCAGCTCCGCCCTGGCGGACATGCTGCGCACTGCCCGCGAACGATGGCCGGCCACACGGATTCTGGTGGTGCCGATCCCCGTGCAGGGTCCCGTGGAAGGGGAAATCTGCACGGCGCTGGAGGCCGTAAGCCGGCAGGCCGAACGACTCGGTGTCGAGGCGTTGGTGCTGGCCCGAGGGGGAGGGAATCGAGAGGATCTGGCGGTGTTCGACGGCGAACGGCTGGCCCGTTGCCTGGGCAGTGCCGCAATCCCGGTGGTCTGCGGTCTGGGCCATGAAGACGACACCACCATTGCTGATCTGGTGGCGGACTATCGGGCCGCCACGCCCACGGCCGCACTGGTGGCCCTGCTGCCTGACCAGCAGGGGGCACTTCTGGATCTGCGCCAGCAACGTCTCCATCTGCAGCGATCCTTGCGCTGGCGCCTCGATCTGGAAACAGAACGGCTGGCGCAGCAACGCCAGAGGCTCGAGGCTCTTCACCCCCAAGGGCTGCTGGTTCAGAGCCGCCAGCGTCTGCAGGAGCAACGTCAGTTGCTTCAGGCCCTCTCGCCGCAGCACATCCTGGAGCGTGGCTTCTCGCTGGTGCGGGGGCAGGATGGCCATCTGCTGCGCACCTGGAAGGAGGTGAACGCCGGTGACGCGATCACTGTGCAGCTCCGTGAGGGGGGGCTGGAAGCCGTGGTGAGCCGCAGTGCCGCAACCTCGATCTGA
- a CDS encoding chlorophyll a/b-binding protein, with translation MSDASQPRFGFVNFAETWNGRLAMMGFVIGLATELLTGQGILAQVGLG, from the coding sequence ATGTCTGACGCTTCCCAGCCCCGCTTCGGCTTCGTCAACTTCGCCGAGACCTGGAATGGCCGCCTCGCCATGATGGGTTTTGTGATTGGCCTGGCTACCGAGCTCCTCACCGGCCAAGGCATCCTGGCCCAGGTCGGCCTCGGTTGA
- a CDS encoding HAD family hydrolase, translated as MERRERVLHIFCTGRQLSSIASLLIDNAAFGLAHPHLVIGDVGCTVAWGFSLKTVPGMVDPIDARWKGLPERLLPLLEALPGVAPQPISTERRLAYTLDGEAIDWQRLVALEAHGVDCLVSDNRYLDVLPAGVNKGSTLLTLLQWLEIDPERVVTAGDTLNDLAMFETGLAGVMVGNAEQALREKVSCLPRTYRARAEGCAGIVEGLRHFGFGHLLDDFPGFPL; from the coding sequence GTGGAACGGCGTGAGCGGGTGCTGCACATCTTCTGCACGGGCCGCCAGCTCAGTTCGATCGCCTCCCTGCTGATCGACAATGCCGCCTTCGGGCTGGCCCACCCCCATCTGGTGATCGGTGATGTGGGCTGCACCGTGGCCTGGGGATTCAGCCTCAAGACCGTGCCTGGGATGGTGGATCCGATTGATGCCCGCTGGAAAGGGTTGCCGGAGCGGCTGCTGCCCTTGCTCGAGGCTCTGCCCGGAGTGGCTCCGCAACCGATCAGCACCGAGCGCCGGCTTGCCTACACCCTGGATGGCGAAGCGATCGACTGGCAGCGACTGGTCGCACTCGAAGCCCATGGGGTCGACTGCCTCGTGTCGGACAACCGCTATCTCGATGTCTTGCCGGCCGGTGTCAACAAAGGCTCCACCCTGCTGACCTTGTTGCAATGGCTCGAGATCGATCCCGAACGGGTGGTGACGGCCGGCGACACGCTCAACGACCTGGCGATGTTCGAGACGGGGTTGGCTGGGGTGATGGTGGGCAACGCTGAGCAGGCTCTGCGGGAGAAGGTCTCCTGCCTGCCGCGGACCTACCGGGCCCGCGCGGAAGGTTGCGCCGGCATCGTGGAGGGATTGCGCCACTTCGGTTTCGGCCATTTGTTGGACGACTTCCCAGGCTTCCCCTTGTGA
- the hrpB gene encoding ATP-dependent helicase HrpB, translating to MPRARSSPAAPAALLPIDGLLGVIETALSPPGSTLLLQAPPGAGKTTRVPLALMHALPAQGIVMLEPRRLATRAAAERLASSLGEAVGEQVGYRVRLERRCSSRTRLEVVTSGLFLRRLQSDPALEGVGLVIFDEFHERQADADLALALLRQARALLRPDLRVLVMSATLDLEPLAAELDQAQVLTSEGRSHPVSVEHQRPRESEAIERQVLRALEQQWLPQRHAGETALIFLPGLREILRTQRLLESCPWSQQVAICPLHGSLPLEAQRQAIAPADPDGAKLVLATSIAESSLTIEGVRLVIDAGWSRRSRFDPATGMDGLVTVPASQASAEQRRGRAGRLGPGHCLRLWSPAEQQRRPAFDPPELLEVDPLPIALQLAQWGAGLGEDLAWLTPPPLAGLQEARRLLEQLGALDQSGALSDHGRALSAVGLHPRLAHLLLKASGAGDLDLACDLAVLLSERDPLDRQEHGSDLLRRLAWMRPQGQGRRGSGPQQRLHQLAAELRRQVRAAAAPPSGADPGPADLEWRAARLITWAYPERIALRRPGSPHRYQLRSGRGATLHPSDPLVLAEALAVAVLDGQGQDAAIRLAVPLPAALLEELAVDQGVSIEEVRWDNTAQRVRCERSLRLGAVVLERSPWPEADEDRIRQALLEGLRQRGLEALPWGARSRQLQQRLLLAHQHLGSPWPDCSDQALSQTLEDWLGRHLQGVRSLEDLQRLDLCEVLWADLDWTQRRLLDDWLPQQLTVPSGRRIHLTYQNGEAVLAVKLQEMFGCRQTPTLLQGRLPVTVHLLSPAGRPAAITRDLSGFWDQGYAEVRRDLRGRYPRHPWPEDPRQAQATAHTKARLAREQAARPAPQG from the coding sequence ATGCCGCGAGCCCGCTCTTCCCCTGCAGCACCTGCAGCCCTACTGCCGATCGACGGGCTGCTCGGCGTGATCGAAACGGCGCTGAGCCCTCCAGGGTCCACCCTGCTGCTCCAGGCACCGCCCGGTGCCGGCAAAACCACGCGGGTGCCTCTGGCCCTGATGCACGCCCTGCCCGCGCAGGGAATCGTGATGCTGGAGCCCCGCCGCCTCGCGACCCGCGCCGCCGCCGAACGTCTCGCCAGCTCCCTGGGGGAAGCGGTTGGGGAACAGGTCGGCTACCGGGTTCGCCTTGAACGCCGTTGCTCCAGCCGGACCCGACTGGAGGTCGTGACCAGCGGCCTGTTCCTGCGGCGCCTGCAGAGCGATCCGGCCCTGGAGGGCGTGGGGTTGGTGATCTTCGATGAATTCCACGAGCGCCAGGCCGACGCCGACCTGGCCCTGGCCCTGTTGCGACAGGCCCGCGCCCTGCTGCGCCCGGACCTGCGGGTGCTGGTGATGTCGGCCACCCTGGATCTCGAGCCGCTCGCCGCCGAGCTCGATCAGGCTCAGGTGCTCACCAGCGAAGGCCGCAGCCATCCGGTGAGCGTGGAGCACCAGCGCCCCCGTGAATCCGAAGCGATCGAACGGCAGGTGCTGCGGGCCCTGGAGCAGCAGTGGCTGCCGCAACGTCACGCTGGTGAAACCGCGCTCATCTTTCTGCCCGGACTGCGGGAGATCCTGCGCACCCAGCGGCTGCTCGAGAGCTGCCCCTGGAGCCAGCAGGTCGCCATCTGCCCCCTGCACGGATCCCTGCCGCTCGAGGCCCAGCGCCAGGCCATCGCCCCCGCCGATCCCGACGGCGCCAAGCTGGTGCTGGCCACCAGCATTGCCGAGAGTTCCCTCACGATCGAAGGGGTACGGCTGGTGATCGATGCGGGCTGGTCGCGCCGCAGTCGCTTTGATCCGGCCACGGGCATGGATGGACTGGTCACCGTGCCGGCCAGCCAGGCCAGCGCCGAGCAGCGGCGGGGCCGCGCCGGCCGACTCGGGCCAGGCCATTGCCTGAGGCTGTGGTCGCCAGCCGAGCAGCAGCGACGGCCCGCCTTCGATCCGCCGGAACTGCTGGAGGTCGATCCCCTGCCGATCGCCCTGCAGCTGGCCCAATGGGGAGCGGGGCTGGGGGAAGACCTGGCCTGGCTCACACCACCACCGCTGGCTGGCCTGCAGGAGGCGCGAAGGCTGCTGGAGCAGCTCGGAGCCCTCGATCAGAGCGGCGCCCTCTCCGATCACGGCCGTGCCCTCAGCGCCGTGGGACTGCACCCGCGCCTGGCCCATCTGCTGCTGAAGGCCAGCGGCGCGGGGGATCTGGATCTGGCCTGTGATCTGGCGGTGCTGCTGAGCGAACGGGATCCGCTCGATCGCCAGGAGCATGGCAGCGACCTGCTGCGCCGCCTGGCCTGGATGCGGCCCCAGGGCCAGGGACGGAGAGGGTCAGGCCCTCAGCAGCGGCTGCACCAGCTCGCCGCCGAACTGCGACGGCAGGTGAGAGCTGCAGCGGCTCCCCCTAGCGGCGCGGACCCAGGGCCAGCAGATCTGGAGTGGCGAGCGGCGCGCCTGATCACCTGGGCCTATCCGGAGCGGATCGCCCTGCGCCGCCCTGGAAGCCCGCATCGCTACCAGCTCCGCAGCGGTCGCGGCGCCACCCTCCATCCCAGCGACCCTTTGGTCCTGGCCGAAGCCCTGGCGGTGGCCGTCCTGGACGGCCAGGGACAGGACGCGGCGATCCGACTGGCCGTGCCTCTGCCTGCGGCATTGCTGGAGGAACTGGCTGTGGACCAGGGTGTCAGCATCGAAGAGGTGCGCTGGGACAACACCGCCCAGCGGGTGCGCTGCGAACGCAGCCTGCGCCTCGGAGCCGTGGTGCTGGAGCGCAGCCCCTGGCCCGAGGCCGATGAGGACCGGATCCGACAGGCGTTGCTCGAAGGCCTGCGGCAACGGGGACTGGAGGCCCTGCCCTGGGGGGCGAGGAGCCGGCAGTTGCAGCAGCGGCTGCTGCTGGCCCACCAGCACCTGGGCTCCCCCTGGCCTGACTGCAGCGACCAGGCCCTGAGCCAGACGCTCGAAGACTGGCTCGGCAGGCACCTGCAAGGGGTCCGCAGCCTGGAGGATCTGCAGCGGCTGGATTTGTGCGAGGTGCTCTGGGCAGACCTGGACTGGACGCAGCGGCGTCTGCTCGACGACTGGCTACCGCAGCAGCTGACGGTGCCCTCCGGTCGGCGAATCCATCTCACCTACCAAAACGGGGAGGCGGTGCTGGCGGTGAAACTGCAGGAGATGTTCGGCTGCCGGCAGACTCCGACCCTGCTTCAGGGACGGCTACCCGTGACCGTGCACCTGCTCTCGCCAGCCGGGAGACCAGCCGCGATCACCCGCGATCTGAGTGGGTTCTGGGACCAGGGCTATGCCGAGGTGCGGCGCGATCTGCGGGGCCGCTATCCGCGCCATCCCTGGCCGGAAGATCCGCGCCAGGCCCAGGCCACGGCCCATACCAAGGCCCGCCTGGCACGGGAGCAGGCTGCCCGACCAGCGCCGCAGGGCTGA
- a CDS encoding DUF2973 domain-containing protein, whose translation MDVFTKLFPYLYGACFLLLLWQAFQVMARGFRAVPRPGDRSAAGTTSGDRTGRLTIHPELLDAEGQLTREDLLTVRFNGDNERPGTEVDN comes from the coding sequence ATGGACGTCTTCACCAAGCTGTTTCCCTACCTCTACGGAGCCTGCTTCCTGCTGCTGCTCTGGCAGGCCTTCCAGGTGATGGCCCGTGGTTTTCGTGCCGTACCCCGCCCTGGCGACCGCAGCGCTGCCGGCACCACCAGTGGCGATCGCACCGGCCGGCTCACCATTCATCCGGAACTGCTGGATGCCGAAGGTCAGCTCACCCGTGAGGATCTGCTCACGGTGCGCTTCAACGGCGACAACGAGCGCCCAGGGACCGAGGTCGACAACTGA
- a CDS encoding trypsin-like peptidase domain-containing protein, with the protein MRRFPLHSLAWPGVTLAAVMVTLPLLPTAALAQGAAAAALTRQSFVASAVRRAGPGVVTIDTERTVLVPGGGGGLPRGLLADPFFRQFFGVPQAAPPSQRTERGQGSGVIYRADGLILTNAHVVDKSDRVLVGLQDGRRVEGKVVGLDRVTDLAVVQLIGGGPWPAVALGNSDALQVGDWAIAVGNPFGLDNTVTLGIISNLNRNASKLGITDKRLDLIQTDAAINPGNSGGPLLNADGEVIGINTLVRSGPGAGLGFAIPINRAREIASQLVQSGRVSHPMIGVGLEASRPGQGGSAAGGVRVVSVMPGGPAARVGIRQGDVIVVADGQPVTEPSQLVSVVERIGVGRPLNLRIDRQGRRLELDLTPVELGSLSAR; encoded by the coding sequence ATGCGCCGCTTTCCCTTGCATTCGCTGGCCTGGCCCGGAGTCACCCTTGCAGCGGTGATGGTGACCCTGCCGCTGCTGCCAACGGCGGCCTTGGCGCAGGGGGCCGCCGCTGCAGCCCTGACGCGCCAGTCGTTCGTGGCGAGCGCCGTGCGTCGCGCCGGCCCTGGCGTCGTGACGATCGACACGGAGCGCACCGTTCTGGTACCGGGTGGCGGTGGTGGGCTGCCCCGTGGGCTGCTGGCCGACCCCTTCTTCCGGCAGTTCTTCGGGGTTCCCCAGGCCGCGCCCCCGTCCCAGCGAACGGAGAGAGGCCAGGGCAGTGGCGTGATCTATCGGGCCGACGGCCTGATCCTCACCAATGCCCACGTTGTTGACAAGAGCGATCGGGTGCTGGTGGGTCTGCAGGACGGCCGTCGGGTCGAGGGCAAGGTCGTTGGTCTGGACAGGGTGACGGATCTGGCCGTGGTGCAGTTGATCGGAGGAGGGCCCTGGCCTGCGGTGGCGCTGGGCAATTCCGATGCCCTTCAGGTGGGCGACTGGGCCATTGCCGTGGGTAATCCCTTCGGGCTGGATAACACCGTGACCCTGGGGATCATCAGCAATCTCAACCGCAATGCCAGCAAGCTCGGCATCACGGATAAGCGGCTGGATCTGATTCAGACCGATGCGGCGATCAATCCCGGCAATTCCGGCGGGCCTCTCCTCAACGCCGATGGAGAAGTGATCGGCATCAACACCCTGGTGCGTTCGGGCCCTGGTGCCGGTCTGGGATTCGCCATCCCGATCAATCGGGCCCGGGAGATTGCCAGCCAGCTGGTGCAGAGTGGTCGGGTGAGCCACCCGATGATCGGTGTGGGCCTGGAAGCTTCACGGCCGGGCCAGGGTGGATCGGCGGCTGGGGGTGTGCGTGTGGTCTCCGTGATGCCGGGAGGTCCAGCCGCTCGGGTGGGGATTCGGCAGGGTGACGTGATCGTGGTGGCCGATGGTCAGCCGGTCACAGAGCCCAGTCAGTTGGTGAGTGTGGTCGAGCGGATCGGCGTAGGTCGGCCTCTGAACCTGAGGATTGATCGCCAGGGAAGGCGGCTCGAACTCGACCTGACCCCTGTTGAGCTGGGGAGTCTCTCGGCGCGCTGA